The following are from one region of the Polaribacter marinaquae genome:
- a CDS encoding glycoside hydrolase family 16 protein codes for MKTLKYILLFSLTITLFSCQEEDQEFGQITVPSNINIQNEIIGKDDTNVYGDGSGIVKFKATANNAVSYIYNFGDGSDKVASSSGEVEHRFTKTGVNTYNVTIIASGKGGVSSSSTVLLEVFSAFDDIQARSFLSGAPLSKDAAGNDILEVTTPVSKTWYIDNTVDGALGVGPSLAFDIQINGGPSQYYYPAFFAAAAGTTNDCYSDDELTFTINEDGSMTYALDNKGETFFNGNAAHQTVVGGSGANGDECFTFDTSFDSNVSLAPSSEDWSLVADPAFQPRGTQMNFSNGGFMAYYVSSTSFEILEISETEMYVRTLDGVDPNLAWYFKFTTVKPGSATTSAFTNLVWEDDFNTDGAPNAANWTYDLGAGGWGNNELQTYTNNAENVIVENGSLKIKAKKNGTGYTSARLKSEGLQEFTYGRFEIRAKLPASQGTWPAIWMLGANFNSVGWPNAGEMDIMEQKGNDKNTVLSTIHYPGNFAGGGPSMSTSLPTSTTEFHVYTIDWSENEIKFSIDNVAYHTLENDASLPFNADFFFIMNVAMGGTLGGDVDPAFTEDVMEVDYIKVFQ; via the coding sequence ATGAAAACATTAAAATATATACTATTATTTTCATTGACAATAACACTATTTAGTTGTCAAGAAGAAGATCAAGAATTTGGTCAAATAACAGTTCCTAGTAATATTAATATTCAAAATGAAATTATAGGAAAAGATGATACCAATGTTTATGGTGATGGATCTGGAATTGTAAAATTTAAAGCCACTGCAAACAATGCAGTAAGTTATATTTACAATTTTGGTGATGGATCTGATAAAGTGGCTTCTTCTAGCGGAGAAGTAGAGCACAGATTTACAAAAACTGGTGTAAATACATATAATGTAACAATTATTGCATCTGGTAAAGGTGGTGTTTCATCATCTTCTACAGTACTTTTAGAGGTTTTTAGTGCCTTTGATGATATTCAAGCAAGATCTTTTTTATCTGGTGCACCTTTATCTAAAGATGCTGCTGGTAACGATATTTTAGAAGTTACAACGCCAGTTTCTAAAACTTGGTATATCGACAACACTGTTGATGGAGCTTTAGGTGTTGGCCCTTCTTTAGCGTTTGATATTCAAATTAATGGCGGACCAAGCCAATACTATTATCCAGCATTTTTTGCAGCAGCTGCAGGTACAACAAACGACTGTTATTCAGACGATGAGTTAACATTTACAATTAATGAAGATGGCTCGATGACGTATGCTTTAGATAATAAAGGAGAAACTTTTTTCAACGGAAATGCAGCACACCAAACAGTTGTTGGTGGTTCTGGCGCGAACGGAGATGAATGTTTTACGTTTGATACTTCATTCGATAGTAATGTTTCATTAGCACCTTCATCAGAAGATTGGTCATTAGTAGCAGATCCTGCTTTTCAACCAAGAGGTACACAAATGAATTTTTCTAACGGCGGTTTTATGGCATATTATGTTAGTTCTACTAGTTTCGAAATTTTAGAAATTTCTGAAACAGAAATGTATGTTAGAACTTTAGATGGTGTAGATCCTAATTTAGCTTGGTATTTTAAATTTACAACAGTAAAACCAGGTTCTGCAACAACTTCTGCTTTTACAAATTTAGTTTGGGAAGATGATTTTAATACTGATGGAGCACCAAATGCTGCAAACTGGACTTATGATTTAGGTGCAGGTGGCTGGGGAAATAACGAGCTTCAAACATATACAAACAATGCAGAAAATGTAATTGTAGAAAACGGAAGTTTAAAAATTAAAGCAAAGAAAAATGGTACGGGTTACACTTCTGCTAGATTAAAATCGGAAGGATTACAAGAGTTTACTTACGGAAGATTTGAAATTAGAGCTAAACTACCTGCATCGCAAGGTACATGGCCTGCAATTTGGATGTTAGGAGCTAACTTTAATTCTGTTGGTTGGCCAAATGCAGGAGAAATGGATATCATGGAACAAAAAGGAAACGACAAAAATACTGTTTTAAGTACCATACATTATCCAGGTAATTTTGCTGGTGGCGGACCATCTATGTCTACGAGTTTACCAACATCGACAACAGAATTTCATGTGTACACGATAGATTGGTCTGAAAATGAAATTAAATTTTCTATAGACAATGTAGCGTACCATACACTAGAGAATGATGCTTCTTTACCTTTTAATGCAGATTTCTTTTTTATAATGAATGTTGCCATGGGAGGTACACTTGGTGGTGACGTAGATCCTGCTTTTACAGAAGATGTAATGGAGGTAGATTACATCAAAGTATTTCAATAA
- a CDS encoding carbohydrate binding domain-containing protein, with amino-acid sequence MKKINNIYRFFIVLILFTACTDNLNDLSFADNISAPTNVTANYNIKQDNTGEVTITPNAEGATNYDVYFDADTTTPVNLEQGESASNVYTEGTHDVKIVAYNLNGDKTEAIQQLVVSFKAPQNIVVVLENDAAISKQVNITVNADFASMFDFYSGEVNATEPVSGNIGETISYLYKEAGDYSIKIVAKGAAIATLEYTEEFTVTEILAPLEAAPNPKNRKAEDVVSIFSDAYTDVTLNELPTTWSSSGFEAITIDNNNVWKLTNLDFVGMVTNYDSGIDVSSMEKLHIDYWVPNDATNELLVKIVNTVDGGEDEESLGTTVGGSWQSIDLDITGFDGGDLANKNKITQILIDSDGISNVVYIDNFYFYKEPDASTTFNDGLLTNGDFENGSEAWLVGVDDNSSAPVVTDNGNTYYSVNVTAAGNPYDVNLSQKVEIIQGNTYTLTFDAWSDVNRPIIAGIGLSASPWSNTTETVNITPTRSTYSITLMATEFGAIDARVIFDIGAAVGLVNIDNVSLIVGKGNVLNNSDFENGSESWLIGVDDSSSAPVVTDNGNTYYSVNVTAAGNPYDVNLSQKVEIVQGNTYTLTFDAWSDVNRPIIAGIGLSAAPWSNTSETVNITTEVTTYSVTLTATDFGATDARVIFDLGAAVGQVNIDNVSLSSN; translated from the coding sequence ATGAAAAAAATAAATAATATATATAGATTCTTTATCGTGTTGATCTTGTTTACAGCGTGTACAGATAATTTAAACGACCTTTCTTTTGCAGATAATATATCAGCACCAACAAATGTTACAGCTAATTATAATATAAAGCAAGATAATACTGGCGAAGTTACAATTACGCCAAATGCAGAAGGAGCAACTAATTACGATGTTTATTTTGATGCAGATACTACTACGCCTGTTAATTTAGAACAAGGCGAAAGTGCATCTAATGTTTATACAGAAGGTACGCACGATGTAAAAATTGTTGCTTATAATTTAAACGGAGATAAAACTGAAGCCATACAACAATTAGTAGTTTCATTTAAAGCACCTCAGAATATAGTTGTAGTTTTAGAAAATGATGCAGCCATATCTAAACAAGTAAATATTACGGTAAATGCAGATTTTGCATCAATGTTCGATTTTTATTCAGGTGAAGTAAATGCAACAGAACCAGTTTCTGGTAATATAGGTGAAACTATTTCTTACCTTTATAAAGAAGCGGGTGATTATTCAATTAAAATTGTAGCAAAAGGTGCGGCAATTGCAACTTTAGAATATACAGAAGAATTTACAGTAACAGAAATTTTAGCGCCATTAGAAGCGGCACCAAATCCGAAGAATAGAAAAGCAGAAGACGTTGTTTCGATTTTTAGTGATGCTTATACCGATGTAACATTAAACGAATTACCTACAACTTGGTCTTCTTCTGGTTTCGAAGCAATTACAATAGATAATAACAATGTTTGGAAACTAACAAACTTAGATTTTGTGGGTATGGTTACCAATTACGATAGCGGTATTGATGTATCTTCTATGGAAAAATTACACATAGATTATTGGGTGCCAAATGACGCTACAAATGAGTTGTTGGTTAAAATAGTAAACACAGTAGACGGAGGTGAAGATGAAGAATCTTTAGGTACAACCGTTGGTGGTTCTTGGCAAAGTATAGATTTAGATATTACAGGTTTTGACGGCGGTGATCTGGCAAATAAAAATAAGATTACTCAAATTTTAATTGATTCTGATGGCATTTCGAATGTAGTTTATATAGATAATTTCTATTTCTATAAAGAACCAGATGCTTCAACTACTTTTAATGACGGTTTATTAACAAACGGAGATTTTGAAAACGGAAGTGAAGCTTGGTTAGTTGGTGTTGATGATAACTCTTCTGCACCAGTAGTAACAGATAATGGTAATACATATTATTCTGTAAATGTAACAGCTGCAGGAAATCCTTATGACGTAAACTTAAGTCAGAAAGTAGAAATTATTCAAGGTAATACTTACACATTAACTTTTGATGCTTGGTCAGACGTAAATAGACCAATAATTGCCGGTATTGGTTTAAGTGCTTCACCTTGGTCTAATACTACAGAAACGGTTAACATTACGCCAACAAGATCAACATATTCAATTACACTTATGGCTACAGAGTTTGGGGCAATAGATGCGAGAGTAATTTTTGATATTGGTGCAGCAGTTGGTTTGGTAAATATTGATAACGTATCATTAATAGTGGGAAAAGGAAACGTTTTAAATAATTCAGATTTTGAAAACGGAAGCGAATCTTGGTTAATAGGAGTAGATGACAGCTCATCTGCACCAGTAGTTACAGATAATGGCAATACGTATTATTCTGTTAATGTAACAGCTGCTGGTAATCCTTATGATGTAAACTTAAGTCAGAAGGTAGAAATAGTTCAAGGGAACACATACACATTAACTTTTGATGCTTGGTCTGATGTAAATAGACCAATTATTGCCGGTATTGGTTTAAGTGCAGCACCTTGGTCTAACACATCAGAAACTGTAAACATTACAACAGAAGTAACAACTTATAGTGTAACCTTAACAGCAACAGATTTTGGTGCAACAGATGCCAGAGTAATTTTTGATTTAGGTGCAGCTGTAGGGCAAGTAAATATTGATAATGTTTCATTATCTAGTAATTAA